AATTTAACGGAAATAACATCTCAAGAAAAATTTTCACTTACGGCACTTTTCTTTCTGCGGAATGGAATATTTCAGATAAGTTCTCTCTTAGGCCCGGTACAAGGCTTTCCGTAAGCAACAGGTTCGATAATCAGTTTAACTATTCAGTCTCCGCAAGATATAAGACTTCTGAAAATTCCAATTTAAGAGGAGTCTTCGGTACTGCAAACCGGTATCCTACCTACGATGAACTGTTTACCTATTTTGTAAATGTAAATCATGATATACAGGGTAATCCTGATCTTAAGCCTGAAACCGGATATTCAGCAGGACTTTTCTGGGATCAGGGTTTTTCATTGGGCAATGGATGGAAATTTAATTATAACCTTGAAGCGCTATATGTAGACTTGAGTGATAAGATTGAAAATGTGATGATTGTACGTCCTTCTACTTATAAATATATGAATCTTGATAAGTACAGAAGCTTGTTATTCGGAGCAAATGCAAATATTACAAAAGATCAGTTTTCAATTGGTGTAAGAACATCGTTGAACGGGATTTCTGTTTCTAAACAGGAAATGGACGCCAGAACTCCGGAAGATTTTCAATATAATTTTCAGGCAGGAGCAAATGCAGGCTATCAGATAAGCGGATCCCGTACAGCATTCAATCTGTACTATAAATATACAGGACCGGCAAGGATATATGTAATTGAAAATGAAACTTTCCGTCTGGCAGAAACAGACGGATTCCATATAATGGACTTCATCGTAAGCCAGCCGTTCTGGAAAGACCGCCTGGAACTCTCGATGGGAGTTAAAAATATATTCGATGTAACTACCATCAACAGTACCAACAATACGGCAACAGGACATAATGCAGCTACGGACCGCCTCAACTTATATTACGGCAGAAGCTATTTTGCAAGATTAATGTATCAATTTTAATAAAATAACAACATGAAACATTTAAAAATAATATCCTTACTTTTTATCATTGCCGTACAATCATGTTTTTCAGCAGATGAAGAACCCGTATCTGTACCTCCGATGACCGGGGCAACATCAAAACCGATGGTAGGAGGGGCCAATCAGCCAAATCAGGTATGGATTGATTTAAGTGATATAGATCCGGTTACCAAAGAACCCAGACAAAAGACTAATCAGAGAACCGATTGGGATTTAGGGTTTTATAACGGTGATGAATTTCGTGTGGTTATTAACGGATCCATCGCAATGGCTGTAGCAAAAATACCGAATGCAACAAGTATAAATGCTGTAAAATCCGCTGACGTGTCGGGGCTGATGGCTGCTGTGCAGGTAGGTACATTTACAGCCAATAACCTTGCCTATATTGATAATCCCGATGGAAATTTTTTGACCCAGACTACCGGAATTGCGGAAATAAAAGCAGATGAGGCTGATAATGCTGTATATCTTGTGAATATGGGCAAAATGTTATCTACAGCTACAGTAGCTAACGGCTCGGTATCATTGACAGGGGATTCAAGAGGATGGAAAAAAATACAGATCCTGAGATCAGGTAACGGATACCGTTTAAGATATGCCAATCTGAATGATAACCAGTATAAGGAACAGATAATTACTAAGAATGCTGATTATAATTTTAATTTTTTCAGTCTTGAAAAAGGTCAGTCTGTTCAGATTCAGCCTCAAAAGGATCATTGGGATATTGCATTTACAAGTTTTACCAATGAGGTATTTACAGCCCCCGGACAAAGTGCGGGAAGCTATTTCTATGCAGATTTTATTATTACGAATATGATCAGCGGGGTAGGAGCTTACCAGATTGATGTTCCTGCCGGAAAAACACTGGATCAGGTGTATGGAGATTTTAAATTAAGTAATGTTGAATCATCCAGATTGATCTTTAATGACCATAGAGCTTTGGGTGATAAATGGC
The sequence above is a segment of the Chryseobacterium sp. JJR-5R genome. Coding sequences within it:
- a CDS encoding HmuY family protein, translating into MKHLKIISLLFIIAVQSCFSADEEPVSVPPMTGATSKPMVGGANQPNQVWIDLSDIDPVTKEPRQKTNQRTDWDLGFYNGDEFRVVINGSIAMAVAKIPNATSINAVKSADVSGLMAAVQVGTFTANNLAYIDNPDGNFLTQTTGIAEIKADEADNAVYLVNMGKMLSTATVANGSVSLTGDSRGWKKIQILRSGNGYRLRYANLNDNQYKEQIITKNADYNFNFFSLEKGQSVQIQPQKDHWDIAFTSFTNEVFTAPGQSAGSYFYADFIITNMISGVGAYQIDVPAGKTLDQVYGDFKLSNVESSRLIFNDHRALGDKWRTTTGANGPQTYSDRFFVLKDAEGFYYKIRFNAMTKDGVRGYPNFEFQPL